A genomic window from Salmo salar chromosome ssa23, Ssal_v3.1, whole genome shotgun sequence includes:
- the LOC106584567 gene encoding peroxisomal succinyl-coenzyme A thioesterase has protein sequence MNSVPVLTVKPWRALFDEKFHVVVGNLPPTQEVTLHSLHQSEDTDYWEAFGNYVSDAQGRVTGPGPFPGVLDMWGGGGSLVEYRAALLASHGFAAMTIIYLFPDHKKNTTIGYPYFENAFRLPQDHPLVATDRIALLGISAAVPVVLSITAYSKTVKPRCCVCISGTHTGRIEATQSIAEAYSRIEKLYKKACRDEKNHIIWRDVFLPIPEDIDLKVEMGRITCPLLLVVGQDDQNNATVESADDMKQMMERAGNSNLLTTLSYPGAGHLIEMPYSPHCKVSSFLKPLSRERVLALWGGLTKPHAVAQEDSWEKILGFLREHLCHSVKPHVQSRL, from the exons ATGAATTCTGTTCCTGTGTTGACTGTAAAACCATGGAGAGCCCTCTTTGATGAGAAGTTCCATGTGGTTGTGGGGAACTTACCACCGACACAGGAGGTCACACTACATTCTTTACATCAGTCTGAAGACACAGACTACTGGGAGGCGTTTGGGAACTATGTCAGTGATGCTCAGGGAAGGGTCACAG GTCCCGGACCCTTCCCTGGAGTTTTAGATATGTGGGGAGGTGGTGGCAGCCTGGTGGAATATCGAGCTGCTCTCTTGGCATCCCACGGTTTTGCTGCCATGACGATAATCTACCTCTTCCCAGACCATAAGAAAAACACTACCATTGGCTACCCTTACTTTGAG AATGCTTTCAGACTACCGCAGGATCACCCTCTAGTGGCCACTGACAGAATTGCTCTACTTGGCATTTCCGCTGCTGTCCCAGTGGTTCTATCCATCACCGCCTACTCAAAAACTGTAAAG CCAAGATGTTGTGTTTGCATCAGTGGCACCCATACTGGCCGAATTGAAGCCACCCAGTCCATTGCAGAAGCCTATAGTAGGATAGAAAA ACTGTACAAAAAGGCCTGTCGAGATGAGAAGAATCACATCATCTGGAGGGACGTTTTTCTACCTATTCCTGAAGATATAGACCTGAAAGTAGAA ATGGGGAGGATAACATGTCCTCTGCTGCTGGTTGTTGGACAAGATGATCAGAATAACGCCACTGTCGAATCAGCTGATGAT atgaagcagatgatgGAGAGAGCAGGCAACAGTAACCTGCTGACCACTCTGTCCTACCCTGGGGCTGGTCACCTGATTGAAATGCCGTATAGTCCCCACTGCAAGGTTTCATCCTTTCTGAAGCCgttaagcagagagagag TGTTGGCACTGTGGGGAGGCCTCACCAAACCTCACGCTGTTGCACAAGAAGACTCATGGGAGAAGATTCTAGGTTTTCTGCGAGAGCATCTCTGTCACAGTGTCAAACCCCATGTTCAGTCAAGATTGTGA